The DNA region tggttttggcttgggcTGTGATCTTGGTGTCTTGGTgacgtgggatcgagcccttcttgcacttagtggggagtctgcttgggattctctctccctctcctgcccctcccatccccactcacACGCTGTGTGCTCatgcgtgctctttctctcaaataaaaaatcttttttaaaaaattgggaaatttggggtgcctgggtggctcagtcgttaagcgtctgccttcggctcaggtcatgatcccagggtactgggatcgtgccccacatcaggctccttgctcagtgggaagactgcttctctctctcccaccccctctgcctgtgttccctctctcgctgtgtctctctctgtcaaataaaatctgtaaaaaaaaaaaaaaaaaaaaaagggaaacttctAGAAAACAGCCTGGAGGTTATACCTGAAGCATTTTGTGGCAGGTATCTTAGAAGGACAAGTTCAGCTGTAAGAACTAGAATGCTATAAGAATTAGAAGAGTATactagggctcctgggtggctcagttggttcagcaactgccttcggctcaggtcatgatcctggagtcccgggatcgagtcccgcgtcgggctccctgcttggcagggagtctgcttctccctctgaccctcccccctctcatgccctctctctctctctcattctctctctcaaataaataaaaaaaaaaaaaaagaaaatctttaaaaaaaagaagagtatactAATGTAACAGTGTGAATGTTATCCAAAATTTGAAGAGAAGTTACCTAATAGTATAAAATAGATAACAAATCAGAGAAGAaacattcagctttttttttttaatcgctTTTGCAGCTTTCGGGGTACTGTTGTGGGAAATTGCTACATATGGAATGTCACCGTATCCAGGTATTGACCTGTCTCAGGTGTATGATCTACTGGAAAAAGGATATCGAATGGAACAACCTGAAGGATGCCCCCCTAAGGTTTATGAACTTATGAGAGCATGTGagtgttttcttttgtattttaattttgaagggTTAAGTCAGTGATTCAGGATGATTAACGAAATAAACTGTTTTCCTCTCAGTGTCAGATTTAATCCAACCCCCTGACGTATAAAGTGTTGGTCAGGGGCGcctcctcggtggctcagtcagttaagcgtctgccttcagctcaggtcatgatctcagggccctgggattgagccccacattgggctttgagctcagcggggagtttgcttttccctctgcctctgccccctccccccggctctctctctctcaaataaataaataaaatcttaaaaaagaggtTGGTCATTGATCAACCAGTTGGCATATATGATAAACCATCAAGTTTAATTGGAATCCTAACAACAGTTGTCCATGGCCCATGAATTGACTAAATTTCCCCAAACCACTTGCATAATAAGGATAAGAAGAAATTGggtttagggacacctgggtggctcagtcgttaagcgtctgccttcggctcaggtcatggtcccagggtcctgggatcgagccccacatcaggctctctgctcggcgggaagcctgcttctccctcttccactcaccctgcttgtgttccctctctcgctgtcaaataaataaaatcttaaaaaaaaaaaaaatgggtttagaGTTTGGGTAGGGGAAGGCTGCTTTCAACCAGATAAAAATGATTGCCAAAGACTGGAGAATACCTGAAAGTAAcctctcatgaataaacataagcatctgacttcttacagatgagaaagctggaaGGTGAGTAGGGAATTATTAAATTGCATTGTGTTTACgcatatgtctttttattttccctattctCCTGTTTTTGTCAAAGTGAACTCTTAAGTTCCTCCTTTCTGATATCCCGTTATATTTCTGAACATGGACAGCTGATTATAAGGTTAGAATGAGTTTGAAGATAGGTctcacttctttcatttttccagtaGAAAACaactttccattttataaacCATCTCCCTACCCGTCTTTATCCCTGTAGTAGAAAGAATAGAAGGACCAGCCCTAGGAAGTGGGTTTATTACACCTGAGTCTGGAACTGAGAAGCAGCCGCCTCACTCTCATTGTGAACATGCTGGACCTCTGCCTCAGTAGCCTCACTCACAGGTGTGCCACTGGATATTTAATTTCTGAAAGGAGTtttcagtatttccttctttgttacaTAGGCTGGAAGTGGAGCCCTGCCGACAGGCCTTCTTTTGCTGAAACACATCAGGCTTTTGAAACCATGTTCCATGACTCCAGCATTTCTGAAGGTGGGAATCTGGCAGTTTACTGGTGGTGGCCGGGTCTGGGTGATGGTAGGGGTGGTAATAACATTTCGAAAATGATAGGCTCCTCTAGTTTGGGACTCCATTTCAGGGGACTGAATTAATTCTTGGCCTTTATTAttcttgttttgccttttttttttttttttttttcttttgctatttttaaatgtgtctctATGTCTCAAGCTTATTTCTAACATTGAAATTGTATTTTAAGTAGGAATTCAGTCTCTTCATAAAGAGAAGAAGTTTAGTAGTTCTTAAAGCACCAACACTTAACCATatatggaagggaagaaaaaatgagtATGAAGAATATTCCACCCCCCTCAACCATATCTACAAAGACAGTAGCAAACTCAAATCATAAAAGCAATATCCAGAAATTTCATTTCTGGAAATAgatcttaaggaaataattaaggctATGAATAAAGATTTAGCTACAAGGATGTTACATCAGCATGtagtttttaatattgaaaaatgaacaatttaaaaatccagtgGGATGCTAATTATTACATTCACacaattgaatatttaaaatgatattctaaaatatattcacatggaaatagtttaaaaatgaGCATGTTAAGCTTTGAACAGTGAGAGCCCTTTTCGTATCTGAAAAATCGGCGTATGGGTGCCTGCAGCAGCTTCTGACGTCAGTACACAGCGCCTCTGCAGTTACATGCTCAAGTCAGTACGCTTGTTATATAGACAGCCTGTTCCTAGAGAGCTGAAAACAGAATTCTTAGTTATGTGTGCTGATTGGATTCTTCAGTACAGCTCCAGAGTTTCgcacatatttttcaaattttttctttccttcataattGAACATAGAGCTTACGCCTTAAGTTcaggttttaaaatataagaagaggaaatcaggCAAGTTGAATTTTGTTGTCTTCCGTTAGCGATTTATCATTTCTgataagaagaaagggaaaagtacAACACTGAAGTTGAATGAAAAGTGTTTTCTTCTTAGTCCTTTGCTGAAACTTGTGCACATCACCCTTTGGGCCAGATTGAGCAGCTGCCCCTCACGGCCCTCTTCTTTCCTCATTGTGCTTTACTTCATGTGGCGTTCAAGTGGTAGGAGTCACAGGCTCCATTTCTTTGGTGCTTCTGTGTCAACTTTTAACTTCTGTTGAATCCTTagttaaattttctctttctcttgaaaaTGTTCTATCCTTTTAGAAAATCAACCATTACCAATTTTCAAAGGTAATTGCAATTTAAAATTGCTAAACAagaaatttaagattatttaacccatattttattaagcatttaaTCTGTGGCAAGCACTTTACTGAAGACACAGAGATAAGACACAGTTCCTAccttaaaaagatgtatttattggtTAGTTGTGAGTGGAAGAAACCTAACTCAAGCTTTCTAAAGCAATAGAAGGAGGATTTATTGGCTCATAACCAGACCCTGGTGTGGTTCAGAGTCAGTAGAAGCCACAGACTCACGTAGCTTCGGGACTTCCTCCTTCCACAGCCACTTCCACCCAGTATCACTTTACTTTTGCCTCTACGTTGATCTCATCCTCGGAATCTTCAAAGAGACATGGGGCACAGTTGCTAGCATCCTTGAGGTCGTATCTTCATAGCTGACGTCTGTCTCCCAGCTGCTGTATATAGCAGCGAAGGAAAGGAGTCTCGCTGCCTGGCTTGGGTTATATGCCATGTACCCATTCTTGTGCGggagtcaatttttaaaatagttgcccaaaaatataaaaaaatcacaatatatcACAATTTAATTGATCTCACTTGCTTCATTTTTGTTCAGGAATGAATAGCAAAGCATGCCTTTGCCCCAGTAGAAGCCACAAAACACATAGCCATGTTCAAAAGGGTGAACACTTTTTCAGAAGCCTCATTTGCTTCATTTgcatgaaatgaaatgaagtgtATCCATCCTCCTTCTTGGTGTAAGGTGcaacctaaaaataaaagtaactccAGAAATCTGTCGGCTTTGTTCAGCCTCTGAACAAGCCCTCAGTAAACAAGGCTAGCCAAATGATATGAAAGCCTATGAAACCATGCTTCTTAACATTACTCCTCATCAGAGAAGTCCAGAATAGAACAATGAGGTGTCACTATATCCTagcaccagaatggctaaaattaaaatcgAACCCCAAAACCTCAGAATATCAAACTCTGGCAAGCATGCAGAGTAACCAGAACTTGTATACAGTGCTAGTGGGAGTATAGATTGATACAGCCGTTTTGGGAGACAGTTTGGCAGGACTCAGCGAAGCTGAATTATGTGCACCCTGTAACCCACCGGTCCTGCTTCTTGGTATGTACCCGCAGACATATGTACGATTCTGAAGCAAAGGACACGTAGCCGGGTGTTCCTAGCGGCATATTCACAGTAGCCCCAAACCAGAAATGACGTAAATATCCATCAAAAGAGGAACGGCCTGATTTTGGGAGATTCACACGTTTGAACAGTACGCATGAAAGCCCCTGCCGCGTGCAACAGCGCGGATGGGTCTGCAGTCACGGTGTTGagccaaagaagccagacataaaagagtcCGTACTCTGATTCCATTACATATTTTGGTGctcttttctccagttttttttctcagttttgtatcttttctgaaaagaaaaccttttctaTGTCGTGACGCTGGTTTGATCAGCCCCCTCTCTTCCTCACAGAGGTAGCTGAGGAGCTTGGGCGAGCTGCCGCCGCCTCATCTGTTGTCTCCTACCTGCCCCGACTGCCTGTACTTCCTTCCAAGACGCGGACGCTCAAGAAGCAGGGGGACAACAAGGAGAATATCGAAGGGGCACAGGACGCCACAGAAAATTCTGCTTCTAGTTCAGCACCAGGTATGGGTCGCTAGGCGGGTAGAATGCAACCGTCTCATTCCAAGAACCTTGGGGTACGATGCTCGATCTCCACTCTGCTCTCCGTCTTCCCTGAGGAGGGGCCGGCTGGCCTTGCAACAGCTCCGGCTCTTGTGGCCGGCCCGCGGTGCCGGCGGTAGGCCCGATCTCCCCGCCCGGCCCATGGCTCGGCCTCCCGCGCTCTTTCCTCAACTCCCGAATCCCAGACGCTTAGCGTCTTTACAGTTCTGGCAGAAACTGCTTCATTGAGCCTGATAGAGGAGGCCAGGGTGCGCTGTGGTTTTTAGAGAAAAGACAGATGCCGAGGTGAAAACCAGCGGGTGGTTTCTTCGCATTTATATCCCATGTTGTATTTGGAACTCATCGGTGGGAAATGATAACGCATTTATTAGTTTTCTCTGAGTCCTGCTGATACCTGACATTTAAGAGATCCTGACAAAACTCTTACAGTGAAGCCTTAGTTACTCAAGTGTAACGGAGTCACTGTTTGTCTTTCACATTACTGATTGGCCGTTTCTCATCAGGGTTCCTTAGAGGTGCACAGGCCCCGAGTGGGTCCCCAGCATTGCCTCGAAAACAAAGAGACAAGTCACCCAGCAGCCTCTTGGAAGATGCCAAAGAGACATGCTTCACCAGGGATAGGAAGGGAGGCTTCTTCAGCTCCTTCATGAAAAAGAGAAATGCTCCCACACCCCCCAAACGCAGCAGCTCCTTCCGAGAAATGGAGAATCAGCCCCACAAGAAATACGAACTCACGGGTAACTTCTCATCTGTTGCTTCTCTACAGCATGCTGATGGGTTCTCTTTCACTCCTGCCCAGCAAGAGGCGAATCTGGTGCCACCCAAGTGCTTTGGGGGGAGCTTTGCACAGAGGAACCTCTGTAATGACGatggcggtgggggcgggggcagcggcACTGCTGGGGGCGGGTGGTCTGGCATCACAGGCTTCTTTACACCACGCTTAATCAAAAAGACACTGGGCTTACGAGCGGGGAAACCCACAGCCAGTGATGACACTTCCAAGCCTTTTCCAAGGTCAAACTCTACATCTTCCATGTCCTCAGGGCTTCCAGAGCAGGATAGGATGGCAATGACCCTTCCCAGGAACTGCCAGAGGTCCAAACTCCAGCTGGAAAGGACAGTGTCCACCTCTTCTCAGCCAGAAGAGAATGTGGACAGGGCCAATGACATGCTTccaaaaaaatcagaggaaggtGCTGCTCCAAGTAGGGAGAGACCAAAAGCCAAACTTTTGCCCAGAGGAGCCACGGCTCTTCCTCTCAGAACCCCCTCTGGGGATCCAGCCATTACAGAGAAGGACTCTCCAGGGGCGGGGGTGGCTGGAGTGGCAGCCGCCCCAAAGAGCAAGGAGAGGAATGGTGGGGCGCGACTCGGCATGGCTGGAGTCCCAGAGGACGGCGAGCAGACGGGCTGGTCTTCTCCGGCCAAGGCTGCAGCAGCCCTCCCAACCACTCACAACCACAAAGTGCCAGTCCTTATCTCACCCACTCTGAAGCACACTCCAGCTGACGTGCAGCTCATTGGCACAGACTCTCAGGGCAATAAATTCAAACTCTTATCTGAGCATCAGGTCACATCCTCTGGAGACAAGGACCGACCCCGACGGGTAAAACCAAagtgtgccccacccccccccccagtgatgAGACTACTGCAGCATCCGTCCATGTGCGCAGACCCCACGGAAGAGCCGACCGCCCCAACTGCAGGACAGCCCATGCCAGAAacacaggaaggagggaaaaaggcTGTTCCGGGGGCAGTGCCTGGTGGTGGGAAAGCCGGGAGGCCAGTGATGCCTCCCCCTCAAGTGCCTCTCCCCACATCTTCCATCTCGCCAGCCAAAATGGCTAACGGCACAGCAGGTACTAAAGTGGCTCTGAGAAAAACCAGACAGGCGGCTGAGAAAATCTCAGCAGACAAAATCAGCAAAGAGGCCCTGCTGGAATGTGCTGACCTACTGTCCAGTGCCATCACGGAGCCTGTGCCCAACAGCCAGCTGGTGGACACTGGCCACCAGCTCCTCGACTACTGCTCAGGCTACGTGGACTGCATCCCTCAGACGCGCAACAAATTTGCCTTCCGAGAGGCTGTGAGCAAACTGGAGCTCAGCCTGCAGGAGCTGCAGGTGTCTTCAGCGGCGGCCGGGGGGCCCGGGGCCAACCCTGTCCTTAATAACTTACTGTCATGTGTACAGGAGATCAGCGACGTGGTGCAGAGGTAGCCACTGTGAGCCTCGTGGGCAGACGCCCACAGctctgaggggagagggagaggggcttgTTTTCCTGTGTTGctgttttcaaaaaatgaaagactGATACTTGAGTGTGTTTATGTGAAGTACCTCAGATCTCTGAGCTCTCACGTTTACAGGTTCatctcaaaaacaacaaaaagcaaaaacacgtAGGACAGGGAAATGAGATGGGGGCGGAGCAGTCGCGGACAGGATTGGAAGGCGCACCGGAACATCAGGGAGCGTGTGTATGTCAGGCCACGAAGAACCCAGTCCAGCCCGCGCCTACCCGGAATGCTGTGCGCTGGGGACACGGGGCTGCTCTCGGCAAGGCCGCAGGCCTGCACCCGCCCGGGAACTGGCAGTGGCGCTCATTCCGCACCACACACTGCAGGGTTGGCTTGGGGCTCCAGGGGTTACGATCGGTGATGACGCGCCCCCTCGCCGAATGAATCAGGTGGGACAGAAGAGGGGAAAGCTGGGAATGTACCGAGGGACCTTTCCTTTGAGGCTGTTGAACGCAGCTATTTCCACAGGGCTCCCCGCTGCAGTAAGAACTGCAGATCAGATTGCTAGGGTGGGCTCCTGTCCTCTTTCCCATGGGTGTGCTAATTGGTGCAGGAAGTCGTCAGGGAGATTGAAACCTCCTCCTCACATCTTCTCCACTGATGAGCAAAAGTCATTTCTCCCAGTCTCGTAGATTATTTCCTAGTGGACCAGGATTGGCTTTCTGCTTGCTGGTGCCCGTCTAGAAATCATAGGCATAGGGGTTTCCTTAGTGGTTCCTCTCTGCTCTTTGCTGGGCAAGCTGTCCTCCTCTATCTCTGGCAGTATTCAGGGCATTGACCAGCGTTGGTTTCGAAAATAGTGGTCATGTACAGGTTCTCTCAGGAATCCTTTTCTGATACGGTGCCCCTGCATACCGACATACTGGCCAAGGAATTGAGCAGCTCTGTATTTCTTTATCAGCTAAACTACCAGGGAGGGAGGTTTCTTGGAATCCAGTGGTCAGGTCCAGAGGTCTGTGACTGAGAGTTTTCGAGAAGCTGACTCGGTCCCAGTGGCCATTTCTCTGTACCTTTCTCCTCCCTTATCACCTTAGACCCAGGCTAGTTAGAGAGCAAGGAGAAACATTCTCTTAGTCTCTGTGGATTTCAAATGAATCACCCCAAATTACTCTCATATGCTTTTCTCCTTTCGCAtatccccctccccctcattGTTGGGTTTGTCTGTAAATATCCTATTGGGAATactctttgatatttattttgtcatttcacCTCTCTTAGAAGAATGCATAATTGAAGGGGCAGGTCATTTCCAGGAAACACTGATTAAATCCTAGAAACCTAATGACTTAACCCCCAAATATGTTTTGCCTTTGAAAAATGGGCCTTTTCCTTTCCTATTCAGTTATTATTATGGAAACTAATTAGGATCATATGGAACTGAACCTAATCGGTTAGATACTACTCATATTCTTGATATCAGgtctaattttaattaatacttcattctctttttaaagctttacgaccaccaccccccaccctacCCAAGGAGAACCtgatacaaaagaataaatacactACTTTTTTCCTCCCAAAGGAATATTAACTTAGGAAGCTAGGAAGTGAACACTGATGGCCTGTGAGTTTTCTTCCTGGCTCTGTCATCGATCCCCTGTCAAGCCACAGCCCCATCTCTTAATCTGTTAAATGAAGGTAACGCTACATCTTCTCAGGGGTCTTTTGCAGATAAGTGTATAGCTGTCCCTTTGAGAGCCACTTCAGTGCAGTGTCGTTACGTTGAGAGATTTCCATTCTCCGCTCAGTAGCAGATAATGGAAATGTTGAACTGCTGAGATGATGCTAACAGGGCTAGAATACGAAGGAGGAAAAACTATGTTTTGTACAGTGTGTCATCTTTGACCAAGGAggaaatttacttttcattagAAAGAAAATCTTACTGTGACTGCACCAAAGGAGGCCCAGGCCAGGAGccagggggagaagggagagaaagtcccGGGCCTCGCTGACAGGGCACGGGTGAGCCGCGTCCGTAGGTCACGGTCAGGTGCAGCACAGGTGGCTAGCGATCCGGCCGGGCTTCCTGTGGTGGTTGGACGAGAAGGCAGAGTTCCCTTCAACATGGATGGAGGCCCACGGtcctcccaccttcctctctgccactccccttcaGCAGTCATTTCCATGAACTTGAAATCGTTTTAGCCATTAGCCTTTTAAGGGTGGGACAGGGAAAGCTAAAACTTTAGAATATTATGCTGCTTTTTAAGTTTATCTGTCATTGTGGGATGCAAGTTGAGGGGTTAattataattgtgttttttaggggatttgtttttttttttttaagcaggggATCTTTCCTTGAGAGCTCTGAAAATAAGCCTTGGAGGAACACTACTGAGTGTGTGTAAGCTCCCTGGTTTTCTCATCGCGGAACAGTCTTGAGGGCGGGGACTGTGTCTTACTCAGGGGCAGCACCTGGCTCTGTCTTGcctacagtaggtgctcaagaagtTCATGAAATGAATTGCTTTTTCTCAACACTGTCAAGAGCAGCATGAACGATTGTAGCACAGCCCATCCACGTGATGCTTGAACTGCGTGGGACTCCAGGGGTCAGGTGAAAGAAGCACTGTCAACTTACTAGAAAAGTATCACTTGACTGCTCCTTTTTCTAATTGAAAAggaccagatttttaaaataaccttatgTAAATTCAGAAGTTTGAACTCAAAGTAGAGAAAACTGCTTCTCAAAACTAAAAACATAGTCTAGTTTAAAAGCAAAGCCAGGAGCAAGAGGCCTTCTACAAGGTGTTGACAACTCTCTAAAGTGGTTGATATATATGCATACCTTGGGGCTGGTACCGCTTGAGTCCTTTCACGTACAGACAGTATGATTTCAGCTTAGATTTCTTACCTTAAAACGCAGTGTTTTGTGTGGAATACATCTTGATTGTGTTCCACATGAAGTATTTTCTTAAAAGGCTTTGTGTAAAATTAAAGTGTGTATATTTTCCTACAGCCTTCCATTGTGATTTTCAGAGATATAGCCTTAAAAAAGATTGGCCCTAAGAAATTCATTCAGTGTTTTTCCAGATGAACCCCTATTCATTGATATCATTAGAGTAGAGATCCTTCGCCAGTTGCATTTTTGGGGTTTAAGTTAGAATTTTCTTACAATTCAGTTGAAAATTGGCTAGTAAAATCGTACCCAGTTAATAAAACATGCTGACTTAGCTAAGGTGCAGCCTGTGTTTATTTAAAGTCCTGGAGCTTTTGAGTTTTAAAGGATACAGTATAGATAGTGATTAAGAGTTGAGACTCTGAAGCCAGTCCAgaaggcaagtcatttaaccttcctgagccttagtttccacGTTggaaaacagggataataatagtaactacctcagggttgttgtaaggattaaatgagataacgtaTGTAAGCTACTTAGcttgagtgcctggcacatgatgaGCACTCCATAAATGGTCACTGCTCCTGCTGTTACTACCACTTAGTCTAGTGGGTCTTTGCCGGGGATGGGCAACAAAAtccctggaatttaaaaaaaacagtctgATGCATTGGCTCACCCCAGCTTAGACTTCCCAGTGGGGTGAGGTCTCAGCCGAGAATCCCTCCAGGTGTTTTAGATACCCAGCACTGTCTGAACACTATCAGGACCCCATCCCTTTCCTTCATAGCTTCAGAAGTTGGAGGAGAGGATGGTGAAGTTACTTGCCCATTATCTCGGTTAATTGGTGGCAGAGCCAAGGCTATAGGGTTCAGGTCTCATGACTTTCTGGTTGTGGGGTCTTTCCACCTTTCCTGCTGCCTTGTGagacactgcaaaaaaaaaaacaggtggctCGGATAGACAATCAGTCTGCACAGTGCTGCACGCTTTCTAAAGCACACGCTCCTGGCATGCTCTGGCCGTAAGGGGCTTGCATGCTGAGTAATGGCAACACGGTGGAGCAGGCATGCAGTAGAGCTCAGTAACTTAGaaaagtggggcggggggggcattCTTTTGGACAGACCCCAGCAACACAGCAGTAGTCTGCACTTtgtaataaagaaatactaaCTCGAGTTTTAAAAAACCTAGTCCtacattcctttttcttaaaaacaaaacaactttatcCATATCATTTTAATGACTATGAGGTAATGTATATGAAAGCACTTTGAGAAAAGtatcaaatataatttaactATAAGGTTGTGTTATTACTGTCTGTTTAGAAGATCAAACAGTCGGTTAGATGCTGATTGACTTAATACGCTTTTACCTGTGGGAGACcggaaaatgcaaatatataaataatcacCCCTGTGACTTATCACATTTGTAAATATGAAACCGCTAAATGAATATGTGCAGGCATAGTAAGTGTTTTGCTAAAATTGTAGCTCAGCCGAATAACTTCAGAAAACTACGGACCAACTTTCTGGTTtaattataatcattaaaaagtaGTAATGTGTACTCCAGAATAAAGAGGCTCTTCCGGGCAACTTGACTCAGGAAGAATTGAGGCCCTTTATCCTCCGTGTTCCCCTTTTAGGCTACGTGTTCAGCCAGTTAGCATCCTGACACGGTGGGTGCAGACTCGTACCTGTTGATGTTGGCAGTGTCTTTTTTTAACCGATGTCCAGCGTGGTGTTGTTGGGATttcttggaggggaggggaggggtgggatcAGATGGCCATAGAACCAGTGCACTTTGGGAATTAGTTTTCTAGGATTTCCTGCCAGTTAGAAATGATCTTGACGTTCATtgcgcgcgcacgtgtgtgtgtttctaaaatGAATAGCTAAACACAATTTGCCTATTAGATTATAAAATACCCCAGAGTAAATTGCATTGGTGGCCACTTTTGAGTTCTAGCTTCACTGCATTCTGCCCTCTCCCTTccaatttttgttgttgatgtcaTTGTTACTATCAGGCTATGCTTCCACAGGAGTTCACATTGGGCTGACAGGGTTGTCAACGTTTTCGTTCATCACAACTTTGGGGTTTCGTCATCTTGCTTGGCATTAATTTGTTCTATCTGGATTTGGGTCCATCTCTGTGCCCTAAGCATTTGTTATGACCAGTTTTCTTATGTAGATGGGTCTCTGGATGTAAGTTTCTTCTTATGAATTAATAGACCCCCAGctgtctgtatctctgtcaaGCCAGTAGCTCAGTTCTTCTGTAAATGTCTGCTTTGGTTTGGGGGGTGtgggagcaggaaagagagagggaaaggcagcCTGGAGGGAGCCTCTACCCTCGTGACAGAGGCAGGCCAAGGCAGCCCCACAGATGCCTGCCCCATCCGTGCGACAACCCAGGAAATTACTGCTGGCCATTAGCCTCgccaggcagagaggagaggcctGGGCTGGTTCTAAAGCTTGTCCCACTCATAACAACAGTCAGGATAGTTAATTCTTTTGGATAGAGTTCCAGTTTTCCAActctcagaatttaaaaattcaaatgcaaGGCTTGCTTTTCTGGGCAAGCGCCTGGAGTAACGATGATTGTTGTTACCTGCCCTGTTACCGCCAGAACTTTAGTGCCATTCCCTGCCCTCCTGTATCGCCGGGAAGTGTGGCTGGATTTCCGGGCTGTGCAGAGTGTCTACGCAGGTGACTAAGACAGCCTCCAAGTCTGTCTGGCTTGACGTTTACTGCAGCGTCCCAATAGGAGGGGTTTTCCTGCTCTGGGGCTGCTTTCCCATGCCATAGCAGAGGTGAAAGGGTTCATCTTGAAGATAACACATGTGTAAGGCGCTATTTCCTCCATTTCCGACTCCGTATCCTAGATCCCAAGAGCAGGACAGGGTAGGAAGAGTGCATGCTTCTCCCTGGGTGAGGAGGCCTAGGCAGGTCATCTTGATTCTAGGATGACTTGGAGTGGTAGAAGACACTCTGAGGATTGTGCCTTCAAAGATGGGCTTTGTGCGACTTGCGGAGGAGAGACTTGTAAGCTGGGTTGGTGGTGCACACTTAGTGAGCTAGAACTGGTTAGGTGGGTGGTGGGGGCTCAGTGCCCCAGTCAGGGAGAGTCCCTGCTTGAGATGTTCCCCCCCATACAGGACGCTGATGTGACAGACTGCACTTTTTTCCAGCCCgcctggggagctgggggaaggCTGCTCTAACTggacccttccctccctccagctgcACTTCTTTGCTCTTGTTTTCAATTATGAATTTGAAACTGTTTACGTCTCTTAGAAAAATGACATCCTTTAACT from Neomonachus schauinslandi chromosome 6, ASM220157v2, whole genome shotgun sequence includes:
- the ABL2 gene encoding tyrosine-protein kinase ABL2 isoform X4, giving the protein MGQQVGRVGEAPGLQQPQPRGIRVSSAARPSGRRRDLAGRTTEAGFNVFTQHDHFASCVEDGFEGDKTGGSSPEALHRPFGCDVEPQALNEAIRWSSKENLLGATESDPNLFVALYDFVASGDNTLSITKGEKLRVLGYNQNGEWSEVRSKNGQGWVPSNYITPVNSLEKHSWYHGPVSRSAAEYLLSSLINGSFLVRESESSPGQLSISLRYEGRVYHYRINTTTDGKVYVTAESRFSTLAELVHHHSTVADGLVTTLHYPAPKCNKPTVYGVSPIHDKWEMERTDITMKHKLGGGQYGEVYVGVWKKYSLTVAVKTLKEDTMEVEEFLKEAAVMKEIKHPNLVQLLGVCTLEPPFYIVTEYMPYGNLLDYLRECSREEVTAVVLLYMATQISSAMEYLEKKNFIHRDLAARNCLVGENHVVKVADFGLSRLMTGDTYTAHAGAKFPIKWTAPESLAYNTFSIKSDVWAFGVLLWEIATYGMSPYPGIDLSQVYDLLEKGYRMEQPEGCPPKVYELMRACWKWSPADRPSFAETHQAFETMFHDSSISEEVAEELGRAAAASSVVSYLPRLPVLPSKTRTLKKQGDNKENIEGAQDATENSASSSAPGFLRGAQAPSGSPALPRKQRDKSPSSLLEDAKETCFTRDRKGGFFSSFMKKRNAPTPPKRSSSFREMENQPHKKYELTGLPEQDRMAMTLPRNCQRSKLQLERTVSTSSQPEENVDRANDMLPKKSEEGAAPSRERPKAKLLPRGATALPLRTPSGDPAITEKDSPGAGVAGVAAAPKSKERNGGARLGMAGVPEDGEQTGWSSPAKAAAALPTTHNHKVPVLISPTLKHTPADVQLIGTDSQGNKFKLLSEHQVTSSGDKDRPRRVKPKCAPPPPPVMRLLQHPSMCADPTEEPTAPTAGQPMPETQEGGKKAVPGAVPGGGKAGRPVMPPPQVPLPTSSISPAKMANGTAGTKVALRKTRQAAEKISADKISKEALLECADLLSSAITEPVPNSQLVDTGHQLLDYCSGYVDCIPQTRNKFAFREAVSKLELSLQELQVSSAAAGGPGANPVLNNLLSCVQEISDVVQR